A DNA window from Camelina sativa cultivar DH55 chromosome 17, Cs, whole genome shotgun sequence contains the following coding sequences:
- the LOC104756806 gene encoding disease resistance protein TAO1-like translates to MTLVGNISGLIYGQETVQEDDKDGKNRKKVDDMIEQVVKAVLAKVRNTPEKVADYTVGLESSVKDLMDLLDIESSSGVQVLGLYGMGGIGKTTLAKSFYNKIIVNFKSHRVFIESVREKSSDQDGLVNLQKTLIKELFRLLPEIEDVNRGREIIKRNAREKKILVVLDDVEDADQVDALVGETGWYDEGSVIVITTRDEEVLSRLAVKLRYEVKCLTEMEALKLFSFYSLRKEKPPTQSLLDLSKKIAEATGRLPLAVKLFGSHLYDKDEDEWQVELEKLKHTQPDKLHSVLSLSFESLDDEQKKIFLDIACLFLKMEITKEEVVDILKGCGYHAEVALSVLTQKSLLQIMKDDTLSMHDQIRDMGRQMVLKESGDDPEMRSRLWDRGEIMNVLDYMKGTTSIRGIVFDFKKKFVRDHTADEIVSTNLQNNQGRKSMFESLKNMFIRLPVQEKPKISEITIPVEPFVPMKKLRLLQINTVELEGNLTLLPSELKWIQWKGCPLEILPPYFLARQLAVLDLSESGIREVQSEFLKREDKYLKVVNLRCCHSLEAIPNLSNHKALEKLVLERCNLLVKVPRSVGSLKTLLELDLRNCSNLSEFLVDVSGLKRLEKLFLSGCSNLKVLPENIGAMSCLKKLLLDGTAIKKLPESILRLQNLEKLSLRGCVSFQELPSCLETLTSLEKLYLDDATELQNLPSSIGDLKNLQKLHLRRCISLSEIPDTINELVSLKELFINGTGVKELPLRSGSLSRLTDLSVEGCQSLKQVPSSIGGLHSLLVLQLNGTPIEALPKEIDGFHFIHQLELRYCKSLKVLPGSIGHMDTLRNLYIEGSNIEELPEEFGKLENLVTLRMNKCKMLKRLPSSFGNLKSLHHLYMEETSIVELPESFGNLSKLMVLKMLKKPLHRSDAPGTTNKEPHFEELPTSFSNLLSLEELDARGWGIYGKVPDVEKMTSLVTLNLGNNYFHSLPCSLKGLSNLRELSLYDCQELTCLPPLPCKLEKLNLANCFSLESMSDLSELTILHDLNLTNCVKLNDVPGLEELTGLKRLYMSGCNSTCSTEVKKKLSKVSLKMLQNLSLPGNRIPEWFSQGPVTFTAQPNRELRGVILAVVVARKHETGGDNQLSDVVEVRAQILQLDLKHKYSHTLHLCGVPRTSDDQLHICRYSAQHPMVTMLKDGYTIQVIKPEENFKQVEMKMHGIHLVYEGDDDITGNENRLSEALQTVSHKLANFFKEGETSLDVNSTVT, encoded by the exons ACAAGAGACTGTTCAAGAAGATGACAAGGATggcaaaaacagaaagaaagtaGATGACATGATTGAGCAGGTGGTAAAAGCGGTTTTAGCTAAAGTGAGGAATACGCCAGAGAAAGTGGCAGACTACACTGTTGGGCTGGAATCATCTGTGAAGGACTTGATGGATCTGTTGGACATCGAATCCAGTTCTGGCGTTCAAGTCCTGGGGCTTTACGGTATGGGTGGTATTGGCAAGACGACCCTCGCAAAATCCTTCTACAACAAGATCATTGTCAACTTCAAGTCTCATCGAGTTTTCATCGAAAGTGTTAGGGAAAAATCATCAGACCAAGATGGTTTAGTCAATCTACAAAAAACTCTCATCAAGGAACTTTTTCGTTTGTTACCTGAAATAGAAGATGTTAACAGAGGCCGGGAAATAATAAAACGAAATGCTCGTGAAAAGAAGATTCTTGTTGTTTTGGATGATGTTGAGGACGCAGACCAGGTTGATGCCTTGGTTGGTGAAACTGGATGGTATGATGAAGGAAGCGTTATAGTCATCACTACCAGAGATGAAGAGGTTCTGAGTAGGCTCGCAGTGAAACTACGATATGAGGTCAAGTGCTTGACTGAGATGGAGGCATTGAAGCTGTTTAGTTTCTATTCACTACGTAAAGAAAAACCACCAACACAGAGTTTATTGGACTTGTCCAAGAAGATTGCCGAGGCGACGGGGCGTTTGCCACTGGCTGTTAAACTGTTTGGTTCTCATCTGTATGACAAGGACGAAGACGAATGGCAAGTTGAACTAGAGAAGCTGAAGCATACCCAGCCAGACAAACTTCATAGTGTTCTGTCTCTGAGTTTCGAATCTTTAGACGATGAACAGAAGAAGATATTCCTTGACATTGCATGTCTCTTTCTCAAAATGGAAATAACGAAAGAAGAAGTTGTCGACATACTGAAAGGATGTGGGTATCACGCTGAGGTTGCCCTCAGTGTCCTCACACAGAAGTCTCTCCTTCAGATCATGAAAGACGATACTCTGTCGATGCATGATCAGATCAGAGACATGGGTAGGCAGATGGTCCTTAAAGAAAGCGGCGATGATCCTGAAATGCGGAGTAGACTTTGGGATCGTGGTGAAATAATGAACGTATTGGACTATATGaag GGAACAACATCCATCCGAGGAATCGTGTTTGACTTCAAAAAGAAGTTTGTAAGGGACCATACTGCAGATGAAATTGTGTCGACGAATCTACAGAACAATCAGGGCAGGAAGTCCATGTTTGAGTCACTGAAGAATATGTTTATAAGACTTCCAGTACAAGAAAAGCCAAAAATTTCTGAAATCACCATTCCCGTAGAGCCTTTTGTACCAATGAAGAAGTTGAGACTTCTTCAGATTAACACCGTGGAACTGGAAGGAAATCTTACACTCCTCCCATCTGAACTCAAGTGGATACAGTGGAAAGGTTGCCCATTAGAAATACTTCCTCCGTATTTTCTTGCTAGGCAACTTGCTGTTCTTGATCTTTCAGAGAGTGGAATAAGAGAAGTCCAGAGCGAGTTCCTCAAAAGG GAGGACAAGTACTTGAAGGTTGTAAATTTGCGTTGTTGCCACAGCTTAGAAGCCATTCCTAATTTATCAAACCATAAAGCCTTAgagaagcttgttcttgagCGATGCAACCTCCTGGTGAAGGTTCCTAGATCAGTTGGTAGTCTGAAAACATTACTTGAGCTGGACCTCAGAAACTGTTCAAATCTTTCTGAATTTCTTGTCGATGTTTCTGGACTGAAGCGTCTTGAAAAACTTTTCCTCTCTGGCTGTTCAAATTTGAAAGTGTTACCAGAAAACATCGGTGCCATGTCATGCTTGAAAAAGCTTCTTCTGGATGGTACTGCGATAAAGAAGTTACCAGAATCTATACTCCGTCTCCAAAATCTTGAAAAGCTTAGTCTAAGAGGTTGCGTATCTTTCCAAGAGCTACCTTCGTGTTTAGAAACATTGACATCACTGGAGAAGCTATATCTCGATGATGCTACTGAACTGCAAAATCTTCCGAGTTCTATTGGAGATCTGAAAAATCTCCAGAAGCTGCATTTGAGGCGATGCATATCCCTTTCTGAGATTCCTGACACTATCAATGAGCTCGTATCATTGAAGGAACTATTCATCAACGGAACTGGGGTGAAGGAGCTACCTCTAAGATCAGGCTCTCTATCACGTTTGACTGACTTGTCAGTAGAAGGTTGCCAATCTCTGAAACAGGTTCCAAGCTCAATTGGTGGATTACATTCTCTTCTTGTACTTCAGTTGAACGGAACACCAATTGAAGCTTTACCAAAAGAGATTGATGGCTTCCACTTTATTCACCAACTTGAGTTGAGGTATTGCAAATCTCTGAAGGTTCTGCCTGGATCAATTGGACATATGGACACACTCCGTAACTTATACATTGAAGGCTCTAACATTGAGGAACTACCGGAAGAGTTTGGCAAGCTGGAAAACCTTGTCACACTCCGAATGAACAAGTGTAAAATGCTCAAGAGGCTTCCTAGCTCATTTGGTAACTTGAAATCTCTTCATCATCTGTACATGGAAGAAACTTCGATCGTAGAGTTGCCAGAAAGTTTTGGTAACCTCTCAAAGTTAATGGTATTGAAAATGCTGAAGAAGCCTCTACATAGAAGTGATGCACCAGgtacaacaaacaaagaacCTCATTTTGAAGAATTACCAACTTCTTTCTCAAACCTCTTGTCGCTTGAGGAACTGGATGCTCGTGGTTGGGGGATATACGGTAAAGTCCCAGATGTTGAGAAAATGACGTCTCTAGTGACACTGAACCTGGGGAATAATTATTTTCACAGTCTCCCGTGTAGTCTCAAGGGGTTATCAAATCTCAGAGAACTTTCATTGTATGACTGCCAAGAGCTCACTTGTCTTCCCCCTCTTCCATGTAAACTGGAGAAACTAAACCTGGCAAACTGCTTCTCGTTGGAGAGTATGTCCGACCTTTCAGAGCTGACGATCTTGCATGACCTCAATCTCACAAACTGTGTGAAACTGAATGATGTTCCAGGCCTAGAGGAGTTGACGGGTCTGAAACGATTATACATGAGCGGCTGTAACTCCACCTGCTCCACTgaagtaaagaaaaaactttCTAAG GTTTCTTTGAAAATGCTGCAGAATCTTAGCTTGCCTGGAAACAGAATCCCGGAATGGTTCTCACAAGGCCCTGTCACATTCACAGCTCAACCGAACAGAGAGCTCAGAGGCGTTATCCTGGCTGTTGTTGTGGCTCGTAAACATGAAACCGGAGGTGACAACCAGCTGTCTGATGTGGTGGAGGTTCGAGCGCAAATTCTCCAACTTGATCTCAAGCACAAATATTCCCACACATTGCACTTGTGTGGAGTGCCTAGAACAAGTGATGATCAACTCCACATCTGCCGATACTCAGCTCAGCACCCAATGGTTACGATGTTGAAAGATGGCTACACCATACAGGTGATCAAACCAgaagaaaatttcaaacaaGTTGAGATGAAGATGCATGGAATTCATCTGGTTTACGAGGGGGATGATGATATTACAGGAAATGAAAATCGCTTATCCGAGGCACTGCAAACCGTTTCTCATAAACTTGCCAACTTTTTCAAAGAAGGTGAAACGAGCTTAGATGTTAATTCTACCGTTACATGA
- the LOC104756805 gene encoding probable inactive receptor kinase At1g27190 encodes MKKKIFITLLFITSFLCSSSSAEDDVLCLQGLKDSLKDPSSRLTSWSFPNSSASSICKLTGVSCWNEKENRIISLQLQSMQLAGEIPESLKLCRSLQSLDLSGNDLSGSIPSQICSWLPYLVTLDLSGNKLGGSIPTQIVECKFLNALVLSDNKLSGSIPSQLSRLDRLRRLSLAGNDLSGSIPSELSRFGEDDFSGNNGLCGKPLSKCGALNGRNLSIIIVAGVIGAVGSLCVGLVIFWWFFIREGSSRKKRGYGAGKSKDDSDWIGLLRSHKLVQVTLFQKPIVKIKLGDLMAATNNFSSGNIDVSSRTGVSFKADLPDGSALAVKRLSACGFGEKQFRSEMSKLGEIRHPNLVPLLGYCVVEDERLLVYKHMSNGTLFSQLHNGGLCDAILDWPTRLNIGVGAAKGLAWLHHGCQPPYLHQFISSNVILLDDDFDARITDYGLARLVGSRDSNDSSFNNGDLGELGYVAPEYSSTMVASLKGDVYGFGIVLLELVTGQKPLSVINGVEGFKGSLVDWVSQYLGTGRSKDAIDRSICGKGHDEEILQFLKIACSCVVSRPKERPTMIQVYESLKSMADKHGVSEHYDEFPLVFNKQEA; translated from the coding sequence atgaagaagaagatcttcaTTACACTTCTCTTCATCACCTCCTTCctctgttcatcttcttcagcagAAGACGACGTTCTCTGTCTCCAAGGTTTGAAAGACTCCCTCAAAGATCCTTCTTCTCGACTCACCTCATGGTCTTTCCCAAACTCTTCAGCTTCTTCGATTTGTAAACTCACCGGTGTCTCCTGCTGGAACGAGAAAGAGAATCGTATCATCTCACTCCAACTCCAATCAATGCAGCTCGCCGGCGAGATTCCTGAGTCTCTTAAGCTTTGTCGTAGTTTGCAATCCCTAGATCTCTCCGGAAACGATCTCTCCGGTTCGATTCCTTCTCAAATCTGTTCTTGGCTTCCTTATCTCGTTACCTTAGATCTATCTGGTAACAAACTTGGTGGATCGATTCCTACTCAGATCGTTGAGTGTAAGTTCTTAAACGCTTTGGTTTTGAGTGATAATAAGCTTTCTGGTTCGATTCCTTCTCAGCTGAGTCGGTTAGATCGGCTTAGACGTCTTTCATTAGCTGGTAACGATCTCTCCGGTTCGATTCCTTCTGAGCTTTCGAGGTTTGGAGAAGATGATTTTAGTGGGAATAATGGACTTTGTGGGAAGCCTTTGTCAAAGTGTGGTGCGTTGAATGGGAGGAACTTGAGTATTATCATAGTGGCTGGTGTGATTGGTGCTGTTGGATCTTTGTGTGTTGGTTTAGTGATATTTTGGTGGTTCTTTATTAGAGAAGGTAGTAGTAGGAAGAAGAGAGGTTATGGTGCTGGGAAATCTAAAGATGATAGTGATTGGATTGGTTTGTTGAGGTCACATAAGCTTGTTCAGGTTACTTTGTTTCAGAAACCTATTGTGAAGATCAAATTGGGTGATTTAATGGCTGCTACTAACAACTTTAGTTCTGGGAATATCGATGTTTCGTCGAGAACTGGTGTTTCGTTTAAAGCTGATTTACCTGATGGGTCTGCACTTGCGGTGAAGAGGCTTAGCGCTTGTGGGTTTGGTGAGAAACAGTTTAGGTCGGAGATGAGTAAGTTAGGTGAGATTAGACATCCTAATTTGGTGCCGCTTTTAGGTTATTGTGTTGTGGAAGATGAGAGATTGTTGGTGTATAAGCATATGTCTAATGGCACGTTGTTCTCTCAGTTGCATAATGGTGGATTGTGTGATGCTATTTTGGATTGGCCGACTCGGCTTAATATTGGTGTGGGAGCTGCTAAAGGGTTAGCTTGGCTGCATCATGGATGCCAACCGCCGTATTTGCATCAGTTTATTAGTTCCAATGTTATacttcttgatgatgattttgacgCTCGGATTACTGATTACGGATTGGCTAGGCTGGTTGGATCTCGTGATTCTAACGATAGCTCGTTTAATAATGGAGATTTGGGGGAGTTAGGTTATGTGGCGCCTGAGTATTCAAGTACCATGGTTGCATCTTTGAAAGGAGATGTTTATGGGTTTGGGATTGTGCTTCTTGAATTGGTTACAGGGCAAAAGCCTCTGTCTGTTATTAATGGTGTGGAAGGGTTTAAAGGGAGTTTGGTTGATTGGGTGAGTCAGTATTTGGGTACGGGTAGAAGCAAAGACGCTATCGATAGAAGCATATGTGGTAAAGGACATGATGAAGAGATATTGCAGTTCTTGAAAATCGCATGTAGCTGTGTTGTGTCAAGGCCTAAGGAAAGGCCAACGATGATTCAGGTGTATGAATCGTTGAAGAGCATGGCAGATAAACACGGTGTTTCTGAGCATTATGATGAATTTCCACTGGTCTTCAACAAACAAGAAGCTTGA
- the LOC104756803 gene encoding glycosyltransferase family 92 protein At1g27200-like, with product MMEYENGKKRKVRNKHQLKAQFLSQRYLILCFCCCFSVLLFFLSSDRISTLSVRSDSLRPSLRVPALSVLSSMDSIHRSFHRGGNKFPELRVDDRVQFPDHLLLILSSKIGRGDDKNLVCVYRGVKDETLVLPSISGDEFDEFRSIVRCPNAPLNYSSSVDLRFRGDLVKKKRQRQSSRVHNWEKLGYEAVVDGDTVVVFVKGLTRRPHKESDPSYYKCQFEIGDSDEKEVTQVLAAAQEVVRCVSPESLKLNPEMMFRVSVILIDPRGRTTPALPSVARLYGSDLNEEKKEEKSGVYNKHELCVCTMLWNQAPFLREWIMYHSWLGVERWFIYDNNSDDGIQDEIELLGLENYNVSRHVWPWIKTQEAGFSHCAVRAKEECNWVGFFDVDEFYYFPTHRSQGLPSKNALKSLVSNYTSWDLIGEIRTECHSYGPSGLTSVPSQGVTVGYTCRQANPERHKSIIRPELLTSSLLNEVHHFQLKEGIGHMSLVESVAVVNHYKYQVWETFKAKFYRRVATYVVDWQENQNQGSKDRAPGLGTEAIEPPDWKRRFCDVWDTGLKDLVLSNFADQVTGYLPWQRQQQE from the coding sequence atgATGGAGTATGAGAAtgggaagaagaggaaagtaCGAAACAAACATCAACTGAAAGCACAGTTCTTGTCTCAAAGGTATCTAATCTTATGcttctgttgttgtttctccgtcttgctcttcttcttatcttccgACCGTATCTCCACACTCTCTGTTCGTTCCGATTCTCTGAGACCGTCTCTTCGTGTTCCTGCTCTCTCCGTTTTATCTTCCATGGATTCGATTCACCGTTCGTTTCACCGCGGCGGTAATAAGTTCCCTGAGTTGAGAGTCGACGACAGAGTTCAATTCCCCGACCACTTGTTGCTGATTCTCTCGAGTAAGATCGGGAGAGGTGATGATAAAAACCTAGTTTGTGTGTATCGTGGCGTTAAGGATGAGACTTTAGTGTTGCCCTCGATTTCTGGTGACGAATTCGATGAGTTTAGATCCATTGTTCGGTGCCCTAACGCTCCTTTGAACTATTCTTCATCTGTTGATTTGCGATTCCGTGgagatttggtgaagaagaagaggcagagGCAGAGCAGTCGTGTTCATAATTGGGAAAAACTTGGTTACGAGGCGGTGGTTGATGGTGACACGGTGGTTGTGTTTGTTAAAGGATTGACTCGAAGGCCTCACAAGGAATCAGATCCTTCTTACTACAAGTGTCAATTCGAGATTGGTGAttcagatgagaaagaagtgaCTCAAGTTCTTGCTGCAGCGCAAGAAGTTGTGAGGTGTGTTTCCCCTGAGAGTTTGAAGCTTAATCCAGAGATGATGTTTCGTGTGAGCGTAATTCTTATTGATCCTAGAGGAAGAACTACGCCTGCTTTGCCTTCGGTTGCGAGACTCTACGGTTCTGATTTgaatgaagagaagaaggaggagaagagtgGGGTTTATAATAAGCATGAGCTTTGTGTTTGTACAATGCTGTGGAACCAAGCTCCGTTCTTGCGTGAATGGATCATGTATCACTCGTGGCTTGGTGTCGAGCGTTGGTTTATATATGACAACAACAGCGATGATGGTATACAAGATGAGATCGAGTTGCTCGGTTTGGAGAATTACAATGTGAGTAGACATGTTTGGCCTTGGATCAAGACTCAAGAAGCTGGCTTCTCGCATTGTGCGGTTAGAGCGAAAGAAGAATGTAATTGGGTTGGATTCTTTGATGTGGATGAGTTCTACTACTTCCCTACACATCGCTCTCAAGGCTTACCGAGCAAAAACGCTTTGAAGTCTCTTGTATCGAACTACACTTCATGGGATCTTATTGGAGAGATCAGAACAGAATGTCATAGTTACGGTCCATCAGGTCTAACCTCGGTGCCATCACAAGGCGTGACCGTAGGTTACACTTGTAGACAAGCGAACCCTGAGAGGCATAAGTCGATCATACGACCCGAGTTGCTCACAAGCTCATTGCTAAACGAAGTTCATCATTTTCAATTGAAAGAAGGAATCGGGCATATGAGTTTGGTGGAGAGTGTAGCGGTAGTGAACCATTACAAGTACCAAGTTTGGGAGACTTTTAAAGCAAAGTTTTACAGAAGAGTAGCTACTTATGTTGTGGACTGGCAAGAGAATCAGAATCAAGGGTCTAAAGATCGAGCTCCGGGGTTAGGGACAGAGGCCATTGAGCCGCCTGATTGGAAAAGAAGGTTCTGTGACGTGTGGGATACTGGATTGAAGGATTTGGTATTGTCGAATTTTGCTGATCAAGTGACTGGTTATTTGCCGTGGCAGAGGCAACAACAggaatga